In a genomic window of Mycolicibacter heraklionensis:
- a CDS encoding flavin-containing monooxygenase, producing the protein MTISVAIIGAGFAGIGAAIRLKDQGITDFVLFERDSRVGGTWRDNTYPGAACDIPSRLYSYSFAPNPDWSHTYSGSSEILGYIGNMVETFGIAPHIRFEHTVAGISYDAQAGEWTIDLVGREAVRARTVIVASGPLSNASFPDIPGIEDYEGRKIHSARWDHDYDFTGKKVAVVGTGASGVQIIPELVKVAESVKVFQRTPGWVLPRLNTATSGWLKKIYKDVPLAEKLMRSAWFWGHESVAVGVVWDSPFTRLVEALSLANLRAQVKDPWLRRQLTPDFSAGCKRLLMTSDYYPALQKDNCKLVTWPIARLSPKGIRTVEGIEHQFDAIVFATGFEVSKAGTPIPITGIDGRDLASEWSRGAYAYRSVAVSGYPNLFFTFGPNSGPGHSSALVYMEAQIDYIVGAISKLLQYEWKSLDVRPEVQDRYNKDIQRRLQSTTWNSGCQSWYLTEDGFNATMFPGFATQFVNQLKTLNLEDFKITAAQTSSDPVLTA; encoded by the coding sequence ATGACGATCTCCGTCGCGATCATCGGCGCCGGCTTCGCCGGCATCGGTGCCGCCATCCGACTCAAAGACCAGGGAATCACCGACTTCGTCCTGTTCGAACGGGATTCGCGGGTCGGCGGCACCTGGCGCGACAACACCTATCCCGGCGCGGCCTGTGACATCCCGTCGCGGCTGTACTCCTACAGCTTCGCGCCCAACCCAGACTGGTCGCACACCTACTCGGGCAGCTCCGAAATACTCGGCTATATCGGCAACATGGTCGAAACCTTCGGGATCGCGCCGCATATCCGGTTCGAGCACACCGTCGCCGGGATCAGCTACGACGCGCAAGCCGGAGAATGGACCATCGACCTGGTCGGCCGGGAAGCGGTGCGCGCCAGGACCGTCATCGTGGCCTCGGGGCCGTTGTCCAATGCCAGCTTCCCCGACATCCCCGGTATCGAGGACTATGAGGGGCGCAAGATCCACAGCGCCCGTTGGGATCACGACTATGACTTCACCGGCAAGAAGGTGGCCGTGGTCGGTACCGGTGCCAGCGGGGTGCAGATCATCCCCGAACTGGTCAAGGTGGCCGAGTCCGTCAAGGTGTTCCAGCGCACCCCGGGGTGGGTGCTGCCGCGGCTCAACACCGCGACCAGTGGCTGGCTGAAGAAGATCTACAAGGATGTGCCGCTGGCCGAAAAACTGATGCGGTCGGCCTGGTTCTGGGGCCATGAGTCGGTCGCGGTCGGCGTGGTGTGGGACAGCCCCTTCACGCGTCTGGTGGAAGCCCTGAGTTTGGCGAACCTGCGCGCGCAGGTGAAGGATCCGTGGTTGCGTCGACAGCTCACACCGGACTTCTCCGCCGGCTGCAAGCGGCTCCTGATGACCAGTGACTACTATCCTGCGTTGCAGAAGGACAACTGCAAGCTGGTGACCTGGCCGATCGCCCGGTTGTCGCCCAAGGGAATTCGCACCGTCGAAGGCATCGAGCACCAGTTCGACGCCATCGTGTTCGCCACCGGATTCGAGGTGTCCAAAGCCGGCACCCCCATCCCGATCACCGGAATCGACGGCCGCGACCTGGCTTCGGAATGGAGCAGGGGCGCCTACGCCTACCGCAGTGTCGCCGTCTCGGGCTATCCGAATCTGTTCTTCACCTTCGGGCCGAACTCCGGACCGGGCCACAGCTCGGCCCTGGTCTACATGGAGGCTCAGATCGACTACATCGTCGGCGCCATTTCGAAACTGCTGCAGTACGAATGGAAGTCGCTCGATGTACGGCCCGAGGTGCAGGATCGCTACAACAAGGACATTCAGCGACGCCTGCAGTCCACCACATGGAATTCCGGATGCCAGAGCTGGTACCTGACCGAGGACGGCTTCAACGCCACCATGTTCCCAGGTTTCGCCACACAATTCGTCAACCAACTCAAGACGCTGAACCTGGAAGACTTCAAGATCACCGCCGCGCAGACAAGCAGTGACCCGGTCCTGACTGCCTAG
- a CDS encoding MerR family transcriptional regulator: MTEYRIDDLARQAGTTTRNVRVYQESGLLPRPQRRGRVAIYTDRHLKQLQAIVRLLGEGFTVKHILKFLTGLQRGEALVEVLDLADLGELVTAPWSRPLSQTMTREQLEARLGRLDAELLRRLLTSGVIEPTDVDNVYRVADTDQIDDLATLMSRGMPLAAMLETVTAVDKKLDEAAELLTRSGHAEVVRQRGPGWLPANDDELAWAADLVDAMRRVARRSAHASLNRAFDAAVRAELRQYRQGSDERETRRQDNA, translated from the coding sequence GTGACCGAGTACCGGATCGACGATCTTGCGAGACAGGCTGGGACCACCACTCGCAACGTCCGGGTGTACCAGGAAAGCGGTCTGTTGCCCCGGCCCCAGCGCCGGGGCAGGGTCGCCATCTACACCGACCGGCACCTTAAGCAGCTACAGGCGATCGTCCGTTTGCTCGGCGAGGGATTCACGGTCAAACACATCTTGAAGTTCCTGACCGGGCTTCAGCGCGGCGAGGCCCTGGTCGAGGTTTTGGACCTGGCCGATCTGGGCGAGTTGGTGACCGCGCCGTGGTCACGTCCGCTGTCGCAGACCATGACGCGCGAACAATTGGAGGCGCGGCTGGGCCGGCTCGACGCGGAGTTGCTTCGGCGCTTGCTTACCAGTGGAGTCATCGAGCCGACCGATGTCGACAACGTCTACCGGGTGGCCGACACGGATCAGATCGATGACCTCGCCACGCTGATGTCGCGCGGGATGCCCCTGGCGGCGATGCTGGAGACGGTGACCGCAGTCGACAAGAAGTTGGACGAGGCGGCCGAACTTCTGACCCGCAGCGGACACGCCGAGGTGGTCCGGCAGCGCGGGCCCGGGTGGTTGCCGGCCAATGACGACGAACTCGCCTGGGCCGCAGACCTGGTCGACGCCATGCGCAGGGTGGCACGGCGGTCCGCGCACGCCAGCCTGAACCGAGCGTTCGATGCGGCCGTGCGTGCCGAGCTGCGGCAGTATCGGCAAGGCAGCGACGAGCGCGAAACTCGCCGGCAGGACAACGCTTGA
- a CDS encoding ester cyclase: MTDRYAIPSREVLQAREKLVLDHFRDEVRQDWDDVLATFPHPHYEIIPTLTVHDGDDEVRGYYRDTRVAFPDQNHEIIALRHSADAVIVEFWLTGTHLGPLGAVPATGSRHRTRMTAYFIFDEHENLAVERIYFDTLSMVKQLIGGVNLRDPRSWPLVIRVLRGLLRMSGAPDPSLIQTPPAGLSS; this comes from the coding sequence ATGACCGACCGCTACGCGATCCCGTCTCGTGAGGTCCTCCAAGCCCGCGAAAAGCTGGTTCTCGACCATTTCCGGGATGAAGTGCGTCAGGACTGGGACGACGTGCTGGCGACGTTCCCGCATCCCCACTACGAGATCATCCCGACGCTGACCGTGCACGACGGCGACGACGAAGTACGTGGCTACTACCGTGACACCCGGGTGGCTTTCCCCGACCAAAACCACGAGATCATCGCGCTGCGCCACAGCGCCGACGCGGTGATCGTCGAATTCTGGCTGACCGGAACACATCTGGGTCCCCTTGGCGCTGTTCCGGCGACCGGATCACGACACCGGACCCGCATGACCGCGTATTTCATCTTCGATGAGCACGAGAACCTGGCAGTCGAGCGGATCTACTTCGACACGCTGTCCATGGTCAAACAACTGATCGGCGGCGTCAACCTGCGCGATCCGCGCTCCTGGCCGCTGGTGATCCGCGTTCTGCGGGGTCTGCTGCGTATGTCGGGGGCACCCGACCCCAGCCTCATCCAGACCCCACCGGCGGGTCTGTCGAGCTGA
- a CDS encoding carboxymuconolactone decarboxylase family protein, translated as MRLTILDHGHRLRTKALLGIIRLVSRQPVVDAVKLAFYRPEFYGGGPLTNEAMRGPSAWSIGERELMAAYVSKVNDCPFCVAAHTATSNICYGDATAAATLADLDTAPITEGLRATLGLLGKLTRQHRIDADDVRAVLATGVTPEQVKDALAVSLVFNITDRLANAFDFEVAGPAAMAAGARHLVKRGYG; from the coding sequence ATGAGGCTGACCATCCTGGACCACGGCCACCGGCTGCGCACCAAAGCCCTGCTGGGAATCATTCGCCTGGTGTCACGGCAGCCGGTCGTCGACGCCGTCAAGCTCGCGTTCTACCGCCCGGAGTTTTACGGTGGTGGCCCCCTCACCAACGAAGCGATGCGCGGGCCGTCGGCGTGGTCCATCGGGGAACGAGAACTGATGGCCGCCTACGTCTCGAAGGTCAACGACTGCCCGTTCTGCGTCGCCGCCCACACGGCCACCTCCAACATCTGCTACGGCGATGCGACCGCAGCCGCCACCCTCGCCGATCTGGACACCGCCCCGATCACCGAAGGACTGCGGGCAACGCTTGGCCTGCTCGGCAAGCTGACCCGCCAGCACCGCATCGACGCCGACGATGTACGAGCCGTGCTGGCGACCGGTGTTACCCCCGAGCAGGTCAAGGACGCGCTGGCCGTCAGCCTGGTCTTCAACATCACCGATCGATTGGCCAACGCATTCGACTTCGAGGTGGCTGGCCCGGCCGCCATGGCGGCCGGTGCACGCCATCTGGTGAAGCGTGGTTACGGCTAG
- a CDS encoding cutinase family protein, with protein MIPAGTPGAVAPAGAACPDVEVVFARGRLESPGAGAVGNAFVSALRAKTSKYVSLYAVNYPADNQIDQGANDMSAHIQNTINGCPNTRIVPGGYSLGAAVTDVVLAVPFQVWGFNNPLPPGADEHIAAVALFGNGSQWVGPITNFNPIYNDRTIEQCHGADPICNPADPNTWEENWPQHLASAYISSGMVNQAADFVAGKL; from the coding sequence ATGATTCCCGCCGGAACACCCGGTGCCGTCGCACCGGCTGGTGCGGCATGCCCCGACGTCGAAGTGGTGTTTGCCCGTGGGCGTCTGGAATCGCCTGGGGCCGGCGCGGTCGGCAACGCGTTCGTCAGCGCGCTGCGGGCCAAGACCTCCAAATACGTCAGCCTGTATGCGGTGAACTACCCCGCTGACAATCAGATCGACCAGGGCGCCAACGACATGAGCGCACACATCCAGAACACCATCAACGGATGCCCGAACACCCGCATCGTGCCGGGCGGCTACTCGTTGGGCGCGGCGGTCACCGACGTCGTGCTTGCGGTCCCCTTCCAGGTGTGGGGATTCAACAATCCCCTGCCACCGGGCGCCGACGAGCACATCGCCGCAGTGGCGCTGTTCGGCAACGGCAGTCAGTGGGTCGGACCCATCACGAACTTCAACCCGATCTACAACGATCGGACCATCGAGCAGTGTCATGGCGCCGACCCGATCTGCAACCCGGCCGACCCGAACACCTGGGAAGAGAACTGGCCGCAACACCTGGCCAGCGCTTACATCTCGTCAGGGATGGTCAACCAAGCGGCTGACTTCGTCGCCGGAAAGCTGTAG
- a CDS encoding TetR/AcrR family transcriptional regulator: protein MVQSEARRSNKRGLATREAMLDAAVRSLATGDPGAVSASRIAKESGATWGAVQYQFGDVDGFWAAVLHRTAERRDAAISAFGSVKSDAPLRERVAAIIDTLYDGLASPDSRAIENLRAALPRDHRELERLYPRTAAELYSWGKSWLTTCHAAFADLGVDPQRVREVAALIPGAMRGLVSERQLGSYADLDEARRGLTNALAAYLEGSRSS from the coding sequence ATGGTTCAATCGGAGGCGCGGCGCAGCAATAAGCGGGGGCTGGCAACCCGCGAGGCGATGCTGGACGCCGCGGTGCGCTCCCTTGCCACCGGGGACCCCGGCGCGGTGTCGGCCAGCCGGATCGCGAAGGAGAGCGGCGCCACCTGGGGCGCCGTGCAGTATCAGTTCGGCGATGTCGACGGCTTCTGGGCGGCGGTGTTGCACCGCACCGCCGAACGACGCGACGCCGCGATCTCGGCGTTCGGCAGTGTGAAATCGGATGCGCCGCTGCGGGAACGGGTCGCGGCGATCATCGACACGCTCTATGACGGGCTGGCGTCGCCGGATTCACGTGCGATCGAGAATCTGCGCGCCGCACTCCCCCGCGACCACCGCGAATTGGAACGGCTGTATCCGCGCACCGCGGCGGAGTTGTACTCCTGGGGCAAGAGCTGGCTGACGACGTGCCATGCGGCCTTCGCCGATCTCGGTGTCGACCCCCAGCGGGTGCGCGAGGTGGCCGCCCTCATCCCGGGTGCGATGCGCGGGCTGGTCTCCGAGCGCCAGCTGGGCTCGTATGCCGATCTCGACGAGGCCCGCCGCGGGCTGACCAATGCGCTGGCCGCATATCTCGAAGGGTCGCGGTCCAGCTAG
- a CDS encoding Rieske 2Fe-2S domain-containing protein, with the protein MAKPPLSMNPTGWFQVAWSDEIGIGDVHTMKYFGREMVAWRAESGQLTVMNAYCEHLGAHLGFGGTVCGEVLQCPFHGWQWNSQGRNVCIPYQDKPNRGRRITTYPAVERNESVYIWNDAQGRAPFFDAPDVFASFDDRSADDYYPQQRLFRQGLELHPQYVLENGVDFAHFKYVHRTPIVPVFTRHDFAEPVSYVDFTITFEGDDGQRIEDVNSGVEAINGGLGIAVTKSWGMIDNRTISAITPVDDSTSDVRFMVYIGRSPHKPGGSARLDGGEAKLGPPHKPGDAGRAEARAAEFGREVIRQFEQDIHIWSHQRYSDPPALATAEYEGFTAIRQWAKQFYPDGIGGSAAEVYAQKGFTA; encoded by the coding sequence ATGGCCAAACCGCCGTTGTCGATGAACCCGACAGGCTGGTTTCAAGTCGCCTGGTCCGACGAGATCGGCATCGGCGATGTCCACACCATGAAGTACTTCGGCCGGGAGATGGTGGCCTGGCGGGCCGAGTCGGGTCAGCTCACCGTGATGAACGCCTACTGTGAGCACCTCGGCGCACACCTCGGTTTCGGCGGCACCGTCTGTGGCGAGGTGCTGCAATGTCCGTTCCACGGCTGGCAGTGGAACTCCCAGGGCCGCAACGTCTGTATTCCCTACCAGGACAAGCCCAACCGTGGTCGGCGCATCACCACCTATCCCGCCGTCGAACGCAACGAGTCGGTCTACATCTGGAACGACGCGCAAGGGCGTGCGCCGTTCTTCGACGCGCCGGACGTGTTCGCCAGCTTCGACGACCGCAGCGCCGACGACTACTACCCGCAACAACGGCTGTTTCGCCAAGGCCTGGAGCTGCACCCGCAGTACGTGCTGGAAAACGGTGTGGACTTCGCCCACTTCAAGTACGTGCACCGGACCCCGATCGTGCCGGTCTTCACCCGCCACGACTTCGCCGAACCGGTGTCCTATGTCGACTTCACCATCACCTTCGAAGGCGACGACGGTCAAAGGATCGAGGACGTCAACAGCGGCGTGGAAGCCATCAACGGCGGCTTGGGGATCGCGGTGACCAAGAGCTGGGGGATGATCGACAACCGGACCATCTCGGCGATCACGCCGGTCGACGACTCGACCTCCGACGTCCGCTTCATGGTCTACATCGGCCGGTCGCCGCATAAGCCCGGCGGTTCAGCGAGGCTCGACGGAGGAGAGGCGAAGCTGGGACCGCCGCATAAACCCGGCGACGCTGGTCGCGCCGAGGCCCGGGCGGCCGAGTTCGGGCGTGAAGTCATCCGTCAGTTCGAGCAAGACATCCACATCTGGTCGCATCAGCGCTATTCGGATCCGCCGGCGCTGGCGACCGCCGAGTACGAGGGCTTCACCGCAATCCGCCAGTGGGCCAAGCAGTTCTATCCCGACGGCATCGGCGGCAGTGCTGCTGAGGTCTACGCGCAGAAAGGTTTCACCGCATGA
- a CDS encoding NAD(P)H-dependent amine dehydrogenase family protein yields MNAAAAPVRVFQVATGNVGTEMIRRFAARDDLELVGVHCYSPDKIGKDTGELAGIAPNGVIATGSVQEIVAAKPDVLTFHGVFPDEDLYVAILEAGINIVTTADWITGWHRDRNHPHPSGKPVTQLLAEACEKGGATFYGTGMNPGLNQILGVVCSADVAEIENITTIESVDVSCHHSRDTWIEVGYGQPADDPEIPAKLEKFTRVFADSVLMMADCFDLTLDEVTFDYELGVCTRDVDLGWYTLPKGSLGGNYIKYQGMVDGVPRVETHLEWQMTPFTEPNWNIKGCYITRVTGDPCVYNKHMIFPKPGVDLSNPDNFASIGMTVTGLPALNAIKSVVAAPPGLLTSADLPLRGFAGRFRT; encoded by the coding sequence ATGAACGCAGCCGCCGCACCCGTCCGGGTATTCCAGGTCGCCACCGGAAACGTCGGAACCGAGATGATCCGGCGGTTCGCCGCCCGCGATGACCTCGAGCTGGTGGGCGTGCACTGCTATTCGCCGGACAAGATCGGCAAAGACACCGGCGAGCTGGCCGGGATCGCCCCCAACGGGGTCATCGCGACCGGCAGTGTCCAGGAGATCGTCGCCGCAAAGCCCGACGTGCTGACGTTTCACGGAGTGTTCCCCGACGAGGACCTCTACGTCGCGATCTTGGAAGCGGGCATCAACATCGTCACCACCGCGGACTGGATCACCGGCTGGCATCGTGACCGCAACCACCCGCACCCGTCGGGCAAACCGGTCACGCAGCTGCTGGCCGAAGCCTGCGAAAAGGGCGGTGCGACGTTCTACGGCACCGGGATGAACCCGGGGCTCAATCAGATTCTGGGCGTGGTGTGTTCGGCCGACGTGGCCGAGATCGAGAACATCACCACCATCGAGTCGGTGGACGTGTCGTGTCACCACTCCAGGGACACCTGGATCGAGGTGGGCTACGGACAGCCGGCCGATGACCCGGAGATCCCGGCCAAGCTGGAGAAGTTCACCCGAGTCTTCGCCGACAGCGTGCTGATGATGGCCGACTGCTTCGATCTGACCCTCGACGAGGTGACGTTCGATTACGAGCTGGGGGTCTGCACCCGGGATGTCGACCTGGGCTGGTACACCCTGCCGAAGGGCTCCTTGGGCGGCAACTACATCAAGTATCAGGGGATGGTGGACGGGGTGCCGCGCGTCGAGACGCATCTGGAGTGGCAGATGACGCCGTTCACCGAACCGAACTGGAATATCAAGGGCTGCTACATCACCCGGGTCACCGGTGATCCGTGCGTCTACAACAAGCACATGATCTTCCCCAAGCCCGGTGTGGACCTGTCCAATCCGGACAACTTCGCCTCGATCGGCATGACCGTGACCGGGTTGCCCGCCCTCAATGCGATCAAGTCGGTGGTGGCGGCGCCGCCGGGCCTGCTGACCAGCGCCGACCTGCCACTGCGCGGATTCGCCGGACGATTCCGCACGTGA
- a CDS encoding acyl-CoA dehydrogenase family protein, with product MRELVAAEAAASEQRRTLTAPIVDEMWRTGLMSAFNPAAAGGVEPTFAEMIETWIEMAWQDGSFGWIGIANMPSSFAAAAYLPDDGFNEVFTAHGNQVTLGGQYFPNGQGVVVDGGYRLSGAWSFGSGIGHSQYVAAGFFPMDDGEMRWVSDGIPDMQVAVVPRAQISFNDGWHVQGLKGTGSYDYSAHDVFVPGSRTFPLFCRVPLRGASPAARMGLMPVTAAGHASWALGVAKSMLDDVTELAATKYRMSDMAALASRPTFQKDLAHHVAAWRAARLLVLDAFTTAESAVAAGEDLTPRLRADMRVAAVYATDTARSCAEWAHLAAGTTAIREGSRLERAFRDIYTGTQHAFISEKVAIDAAQIWLGLIDDQFGL from the coding sequence ATGCGTGAGCTGGTGGCAGCCGAGGCGGCCGCGTCCGAGCAGCGCCGCACGCTGACCGCCCCCATCGTCGACGAGATGTGGCGCACCGGCCTGATGTCGGCGTTCAACCCCGCCGCGGCTGGAGGTGTCGAGCCGACGTTTGCCGAGATGATCGAGACCTGGATCGAAATGGCATGGCAGGACGGCTCGTTCGGCTGGATCGGCATCGCCAACATGCCGTCGTCGTTCGCGGCCGCTGCCTACCTGCCTGACGACGGATTCAACGAGGTGTTCACCGCCCACGGCAATCAGGTGACGCTGGGTGGCCAATACTTTCCGAACGGACAGGGCGTCGTCGTCGACGGCGGTTACCGGTTGAGCGGAGCCTGGAGCTTCGGCTCCGGCATCGGCCACTCCCAGTACGTCGCCGCCGGTTTTTTCCCGATGGACGACGGCGAGATGCGCTGGGTCAGCGACGGGATACCCGACATGCAGGTCGCGGTGGTGCCACGTGCGCAGATCTCGTTCAACGATGGCTGGCATGTACAGGGGCTCAAGGGAACCGGCTCTTATGACTACAGCGCACACGACGTGTTCGTGCCGGGCAGCCGGACTTTTCCGCTGTTCTGCCGTGTACCCCTTCGGGGTGCCTCGCCGGCAGCTCGGATGGGTTTGATGCCGGTCACGGCTGCCGGACACGCGTCCTGGGCGCTCGGTGTGGCCAAAAGCATGCTCGACGACGTGACGGAGCTGGCAGCCACCAAATACCGGATGAGCGACATGGCGGCGTTGGCCAGTCGCCCGACGTTTCAGAAAGATCTGGCTCACCACGTCGCCGCATGGCGCGCCGCCCGCCTGTTGGTGCTGGATGCTTTCACCACGGCCGAGTCCGCCGTCGCGGCAGGCGAAGACCTGACGCCGCGACTGCGGGCCGACATGCGAGTGGCAGCCGTCTACGCCACCGACACCGCCAGAAGCTGCGCCGAATGGGCACATCTGGCGGCCGGAACGACGGCGATCCGCGAAGGCAGTCGCCTCGAACGAGCATTCCGCGACATCTACACCGGAACCCAGCACGCCTTCATCAGTGAGAAGGTCGCTATCGACGCGGCCCAGATCTGGCTCGGGCTGATCGACGACCAGTTCGGGCTCTGA
- a CDS encoding MPT63 family protein, with translation MKSISTALAAGALAAAGALTTGIAGADPDPAPAPAPATQPIGTQGTVPEGPGVHGWTISDLRPSSDAIPYQPRGTLWEATATDEAIQGAVFPIVANLSARSASGQNYQALFTVPTAQGIAPAALTQGQKASGKVYFDVTGDAPNSMVYQTGGNDLIRWVAPAPQAPPQPQAPAGGSQVPATGGSNRAPAAPARPPASRPAHPAPSAPPSGSSGTPLPEGSSGTPLP, from the coding sequence ATGAAGTCCATCTCGACCGCCCTGGCCGCGGGAGCACTGGCCGCCGCGGGCGCCCTCACCACCGGGATTGCCGGCGCGGACCCTGACCCGGCCCCGGCGCCCGCCCCTGCCACCCAACCGATCGGCACCCAGGGCACCGTGCCCGAAGGACCCGGAGTCCACGGCTGGACGATCAGCGATCTGCGGCCCAGCTCGGACGCCATCCCCTATCAGCCCCGCGGCACCCTGTGGGAGGCCACCGCCACCGACGAGGCGATCCAGGGCGCCGTCTTTCCGATCGTCGCCAACCTCAGTGCCCGTTCGGCCAGCGGCCAGAACTACCAGGCTTTGTTCACCGTGCCCACCGCGCAGGGCATCGCTCCCGCCGCCCTGACTCAGGGCCAGAAGGCCAGCGGCAAAGTCTACTTCGACGTCACCGGCGACGCCCCCAACAGCATGGTGTACCAAACCGGCGGCAACGATCTGATCCGTTGGGTGGCGCCGGCGCCCCAGGCTCCGCCGCAGCCCCAAGCCCCCGCCGGCGGGTCGCAGGTCCCGGCCACCGGAGGCAGCAACCGGGCGCCTGCCGCACCGGCTCGTCCCCCGGCGTCGCGGCCCGCGCACCCCGCACCGTCAGCGCCGCCGTCCGGCAGCTCCGGGACTCCGCTGCCCGAGGGCAGTTCCGGGACCCCGCTGCCCTGA
- a CDS encoding DUF1942 domain-containing protein, which produces MKFFTTAVAAAGALAAAGAVTAATASADAGDVAPSTHPIGTQGTVENGGVIQGWTVSDLRPSSDAIPYQPRGTLWEATATDVAIQGTVTPVIANLGARSASGQTYPALFGVPTAQGVNPANLTQGQKTSGKVYFDVTGDAPNSAVYQFAGHDQLVWTPAAPTTSSGGSSGPAATGSQRASGPAATGAKPAQSGTQGAPAATDTTPAAAGSQGTPLPASSQGTPLPAEADGTPAAASGSEAAGTSGTAGTSGTSGTQAQGTAGSAEASTSASGPAPSSQQTPGTPSQSEASAAASSSGTPLPAEAPGASTTEATGTTGTGSEGTASAAAGNQGTPLPAATPGTPAASGANTSTASH; this is translated from the coding sequence ATGAAGTTCTTCACAACTGCCGTGGCAGCCGCGGGCGCGTTGGCCGCAGCCGGTGCCGTCACCGCCGCGACCGCCAGTGCGGACGCCGGCGACGTCGCCCCCTCGACCCACCCGATCGGCACCCAGGGCACGGTGGAGAACGGGGGTGTCATCCAGGGCTGGACCGTCAGTGACCTGCGCCCCAGCTCCGATGCCATCCCCTACCAGCCTCGCGGCACCCTGTGGGAGGCCACCGCCACCGACGTGGCGATCCAGGGCACCGTCACCCCGGTGATCGCCAACCTGGGTGCGCGTTCAGCGAGCGGTCAGACCTACCCGGCGCTGTTCGGGGTGCCCACGGCGCAGGGCGTGAACCCGGCCAACCTGACGCAGGGCCAGAAGACCAGCGGCAAGGTCTACTTCGACGTCACCGGCGACGCGCCCAACAGCGCGGTGTACCAGTTCGCCGGCCACGACCAGCTGGTTTGGACCCCCGCCGCACCGACCACGTCGAGCGGCGGTTCGTCGGGTCCGGCGGCCACCGGTTCGCAGCGGGCTTCCGGTCCGGCGGCCACCGGCGCGAAGCCTGCCCAGTCAGGCACCCAGGGCGCTCCGGCCGCTACCGACACCACCCCGGCTGCAGCCGGCAGCCAGGGCACCCCGCTTCCCGCGAGCAGCCAGGGCACCCCACTGCCGGCTGAGGCCGACGGCACTCCGGCCGCTGCCTCCGGCTCGGAGGCCGCGGGCACCTCAGGCACGGCGGGCACGTCGGGCACCTCGGGCACACAAGCCCAGGGCACCGCGGGCAGCGCGGAAGCGTCGACTTCCGCCAGCGGCCCGGCACCGTCCTCGCAGCAGACCCCGGGTACGCCGAGCCAGTCGGAGGCCTCGGCTGCCGCCAGCAGTTCGGGTACGCCGCTTCCCGCCGAGGCCCCCGGTGCTTCGACGACGGAGGCGACCGGCACGACGGGCACCGGTTCGGAAGGCACCGCTTCGGCCGCGGCCGGAAACCAGGGCACGCCGCTTCCGGCGGCCACCCCCGGCACCCCGGCGGCCAGCGGCGCGAACACCTCGACCGCTTCGCACTGA